The following are from one region of the Nostoc cf. commune SO-36 genome:
- a CDS encoding glycosyltransferase family 2 protein, translated as MLIFVVPLKSPKVSNSWERVTQSFERCIKSICNQTSPEFHAIVVCHEQPKIEFNHPQITYITVDFAPPKETDRIARGDTDKGRKILKGLMYARQFSPTHTMAVDADDCISKNLAAFIKQHPNSNGWFINKGYKYKEGSKYIYIKRKDFYSMCGTSNIIRYDLNLLPENAEYNRGYGYYKYYIDHGKIKGVLESKDKPIEPLPFPGAVYIVETGENLFYGSMKLNFNFFDRKSLTQSVKDEFGLYTL; from the coding sequence ATGCTTATTTTTGTTGTCCCACTTAAAAGTCCGAAAGTTTCTAATTCCTGGGAACGCGTCACCCAATCATTTGAAAGATGTATCAAATCAATTTGCAATCAAACGTCTCCTGAATTTCATGCTATTGTCGTTTGCCATGAACAGCCAAAAATAGAATTTAATCATCCCCAGATTACGTACATCACAGTTGACTTTGCTCCTCCCAAAGAGACAGACCGTATAGCCAGAGGAGACACAGATAAAGGGCGAAAAATCTTGAAGGGATTAATGTATGCTCGTCAATTTTCTCCAACTCACACTATGGCAGTTGATGCAGATGATTGCATCAGTAAAAATTTAGCCGCATTTATTAAGCAACATCCTAACTCTAATGGATGGTTTATCAACAAAGGTTATAAATATAAAGAAGGTAGTAAATATATATATATTAAAAGAAAAGATTTCTATTCAATGTGCGGCACATCTAATATTATTCGATATGACTTAAATTTATTACCAGAAAACGCAGAATATAATCGAGGTTATGGATACTACAAATATTATATAGACCACGGTAAAATCAAAGGCGTATTAGAAAGCAAAGATAAACCGATTGAACCACTACCATTTCCTGGAGCAGTTTACATTGTAGAAACAGGAGAAAATCTTTTTTACGGTTCAATGAAGTTAAACTTCAATTTTTTTGATCGAAAATCCCTAACTCAATCAGTTAAAGATGAATTTGGCTTGTACACGCTATAG
- the hpsL gene encoding hormogonium polysaccharide biosynthesis protein HpsL, whose product MPRSKSKNKKSKKQAEKETPTLSLKEQLAQKRKAAQGRKELISLLTTVTFISALVGILLFFVGGIKVAVPAVLGILVISLSYKYPRQALYAFIIYVPIGGTVTYYLGNSPILQLAKDAFYVPALIGLWQTCRKQGLPIIIPQGIKIPLYLVLVCSLLTLLFINGGQQFNPPSVGLLEKAPPEIPLGMGILGLKVFLGYVPLIGCAYYLIRDKRDFLLLSRLQITLVLICCVLGFIQYLLLLTGVCQGTRGLEGNALFVTSLEARCYFGGALLYSPEEGVIRLPGTFVAPWQWAWFLISSTFFTFATAFTDPSPIWRLIGLSSLAAVFINAVISGQRIALALVPICFVILLLLTGQLGNLKRFIPIGIGLALLLGIAMVTNPEVVQQRTESFTGRWEASPPQDFIVQQFEDNWKNVDGPLGSGLGRATNSARVMGKTKLVETYYPKVLFEVGILGVLAFLSLVTTLTILGFKTYRSIKNRNFRSYGAALWVFILFISYNTYYYPLDVDPVAVYYWFYAGVLFKLPELEKQDNEDANPQQKNQKKRLKTI is encoded by the coding sequence ATGCCAAGATCCAAATCTAAAAATAAAAAATCAAAAAAACAGGCTGAAAAAGAAACTCCTACTCTTAGCCTCAAAGAACAGTTAGCCCAAAAGCGCAAAGCAGCTCAAGGGCGTAAAGAACTCATTAGCTTACTCACCACCGTTACCTTTATCAGTGCCTTAGTTGGCATTTTACTTTTTTTCGTAGGTGGAATTAAAGTGGCAGTCCCTGCCGTCTTAGGGATACTTGTCATATCACTTTCCTACAAATACCCACGCCAAGCCCTATATGCCTTCATCATTTACGTACCCATTGGGGGTACTGTTACCTACTACTTGGGCAATAGTCCCATACTCCAATTAGCTAAAGACGCCTTTTATGTTCCAGCACTAATTGGACTTTGGCAGACGTGTCGTAAACAGGGACTACCGATAATTATTCCCCAAGGGATAAAAATCCCACTCTATCTAGTTTTGGTTTGCAGTCTGCTAACGCTACTATTTATCAATGGTGGACAGCAGTTTAACCCGCCTAGTGTGGGACTATTAGAAAAAGCACCCCCAGAAATACCATTAGGTATGGGCATTCTGGGACTGAAAGTATTTTTAGGCTATGTCCCCCTAATTGGTTGTGCCTATTATCTAATTCGAGATAAGCGGGATTTTCTATTGTTATCGCGCCTCCAGATTACTCTCGTACTAATTTGCTGTGTACTGGGATTTATTCAATACCTGTTACTACTAACTGGTGTGTGTCAAGGCACTAGAGGTCTTGAAGGAAATGCCTTATTTGTCACATCACTAGAAGCCCGGTGTTATTTTGGTGGAGCGCTCTTATATAGTCCTGAAGAAGGGGTTATTCGCTTACCAGGGACATTTGTAGCCCCTTGGCAGTGGGCATGGTTCTTAATTTCCAGCACCTTTTTTACATTTGCCACTGCCTTCACTGATCCTTCCCCAATATGGCGGTTAATCGGTTTAAGTTCTTTAGCGGCAGTCTTTATCAATGCTGTAATCTCTGGACAAAGAATTGCTTTAGCTTTAGTACCAATCTGCTTCGTGATTTTGCTATTGCTCACGGGTCAACTTGGCAACCTTAAACGGTTTATCCCCATAGGTATAGGACTTGCCCTGCTTCTGGGAATAGCAATGGTGACTAACCCTGAAGTTGTACAACAGAGAACCGAGAGTTTTACAGGTCGATGGGAGGCTTCACCACCTCAAGATTTTATCGTCCAGCAATTTGAAGACAATTGGAAAAACGTAGATGGGCCCTTGGGAAGTGGCTTAGGTCGAGCAACTAACTCTGCCCGCGTAATGGGTAAAACTAAGCTGGTGGAAACTTACTACCCTAAAGTACTTTTTGAAGTGGGAATTCTTGGAGTGCTAGCTTTTTTGAGTTTGGTAACAACTTTAACAATTCTTGGCTTTAAAACCTATCGCTCCATAAAGAACCGTAATTTCCGCAGTTACGGAGCAGCTTTGTGGGTGTTTATATTGTTTATTAGCTACAACACCTACTACTATCCTTTGGATGTTGATCCAGTTGCTGTCTATTATTGGTTTTATGCGGGAGTTCTTTTTAAATTGCCAGAACTGGAAAAACAAGATAACGAAGATGCCAATCCTCAGCAAAAAAACCAGAAAAAACGTCTAAAAACAATTTAA
- a CDS encoding glycosyltransferase family 4 protein, whose product MAKVIIGGQQHLSIPNLPRNSRHTLIRPKPFPAGRYPIEKIWYPLGSFMAWQPVWGRYQAIHSFNRILYTNKPWFLTFEDHRVLYRNPQNQAEAAIYDLLNNRLALGNCQKIIAISDYAKLRFINRIAGWKIEEKVSNKLDVIHPNFPVRVKQSKLYQEQQNLQLVFIGNHIARKGGVVALRLAKKAEKLGLPITVHIISGLEHGSGVPTDFPDRSKYIEDLKLLDLNNVVFHKNIPNDKVIELLSQSHFQLMATLQDTYGYSIIEGFSVATPAITTNVCALPEFVRHGENGYILELPINEIRHWNNWLYGEKTKTNEYWEIVNSTYNYLAEKALQQISQFLDRNDKQEHYEFLSAGALAQAQMLHNSEKQNELFDNLYAAV is encoded by the coding sequence ATGGCAAAAGTTATCATAGGAGGTCAACAACACCTCAGCATTCCAAACCTACCTCGAAATTCTCGGCATACACTCATCCGCCCCAAGCCTTTTCCCGCAGGTAGATATCCTATAGAAAAAATTTGGTATCCTTTAGGCAGCTTTATGGCGTGGCAACCTGTGTGGGGAAGATACCAAGCAATTCATTCTTTCAACAGAATTTTATATACAAACAAACCTTGGTTTCTCACCTTTGAAGATCATCGTGTTTTATATAGAAATCCTCAAAATCAAGCTGAAGCTGCAATTTATGATTTATTAAACAATCGTTTAGCATTAGGAAATTGCCAAAAAATCATTGCTATCTCTGATTATGCCAAATTGAGATTTATTAACCGAATAGCAGGTTGGAAGATAGAAGAAAAAGTAAGTAATAAATTGGATGTAATTCATCCAAATTTTCCAGTTAGAGTTAAGCAATCAAAACTTTATCAGGAACAGCAAAATCTCCAGCTTGTATTTATCGGAAATCATATTGCCCGCAAAGGCGGAGTTGTTGCTTTAAGACTCGCCAAAAAAGCTGAAAAGTTAGGCTTACCCATTACTGTACATATAATTTCGGGGCTGGAACATGGTTCAGGAGTCCCGACAGATTTTCCCGATCGCAGCAAATATATTGAGGATTTAAAGTTACTTGATCTAAATAACGTTGTCTTTCATAAAAATATTCCTAATGACAAAGTTATTGAGTTATTATCCCAAAGTCATTTTCAATTAATGGCGACATTACAGGATACTTATGGCTATAGTATTATCGAAGGATTTTCTGTTGCCACTCCGGCAATTACAACAAATGTATGTGCCTTACCAGAGTTTGTGCGTCACGGCGAAAATGGCTATATTTTAGAATTACCAATTAATGAAATTAGGCACTGGAATAATTGGTTGTACGGAGAAAAAACTAAAACAAATGAATATTGGGAAATTGTCAATAGCACATATAACTATTTGGCAGAGAAAGCATTGCAACAAATCAGCCAATTTCTGGATAGAAATGATAAACAAGAACATTATGAATTTTTAAGTGCAGGAGCATTAGCTCAAGCACAAATGTTGCATAACTCTGAAAAGCAAAATGAGTTATTTGATAATCTTTATGCAGCAGTGTAA
- the hpsO gene encoding hormogonium polysaccharide biosynthesis glycosyltransferase HpsO, with amino-acid sequence MRILVASHTYIVDLNCEKLRALSQLKPEIEVTVVVPKRWKPGGVQNRIIETEYRDEGTFRIVPVSNFSQNHQGLLTFGADLISLLKQFRPQIIQVEQGSRGLAYTQMIALNKLLGLKAKNVFFTWWNLPYNLKLPIALLEKYNLNHSHGIISGNQDGAEVLRQRGYQGAIKVMPQLGVDESLFTPKLQPELAAKFGIKKEDFVVGFVGRFVQEKGLLTLLDALVKLKYKPWKLLLLGRGELQNELINIATEKNIEDRLILVESVPHNEVANYINLMSTLVLPSETTYKFKTLTSVGWKEQFGHVIIEAMACQVPVIGSDSGEIPYVIGDAGLVFPEGNAQALANCLVQLMDKPAFAHTLSEMGYQKAMIKYTNKALAKQQLEFYQDLVIGH; translated from the coding sequence ATGAGAATTTTAGTTGCTAGTCACACTTATATCGTAGACCTCAACTGTGAAAAATTACGCGCTTTATCTCAACTCAAACCTGAAATTGAAGTAACAGTTGTAGTTCCAAAGCGCTGGAAACCAGGTGGTGTACAAAATAGAATTATTGAAACTGAATACCGCGATGAAGGCACATTTAGAATAGTTCCCGTTTCTAATTTCAGTCAAAATCATCAAGGACTACTTACCTTTGGTGCTGATTTAATATCTTTGTTAAAACAATTCCGCCCTCAAATCATCCAAGTAGAACAAGGATCTAGAGGACTGGCTTATACTCAAATGATTGCTTTAAATAAGCTATTAGGACTTAAGGCAAAAAATGTATTTTTTACTTGGTGGAACCTACCATATAATCTAAAATTGCCAATTGCTTTATTAGAAAAATATAACCTCAATCACAGCCACGGTATCATTTCTGGCAATCAGGATGGAGCAGAAGTTTTGCGACAAAGGGGATATCAGGGGGCAATTAAGGTTATGCCACAACTAGGCGTAGATGAAAGCCTATTTACTCCCAAACTGCAACCAGAACTAGCAGCTAAATTTGGCATTAAAAAAGAAGATTTTGTAGTAGGTTTTGTTGGACGTTTTGTGCAAGAAAAGGGTTTATTAACGCTTTTAGATGCCTTAGTAAAGTTGAAATATAAACCCTGGAAATTACTGCTACTTGGACGGGGAGAGTTGCAAAATGAATTAATTAATATAGCCACAGAAAAGAATATTGAAGACAGATTAATTTTGGTAGAAAGTGTTCCTCATAACGAGGTTGCAAACTATATCAATTTAATGAGTACTTTGGTACTACCTTCGGAAACAACTTATAAGTTTAAAACCTTAACTTCTGTTGGCTGGAAAGAACAATTTGGTCATGTGATAATTGAGGCAATGGCTTGCCAAGTTCCTGTGATTGGTTCTGATTCTGGTGAAATTCCTTATGTAATTGGTGATGCAGGTTTAGTATTTCCCGAAGGTAATGCTCAAGCCCTTGCTAATTGCTTAGTTCAATTAATGGATAAACCAGCTTTTGCTCATACTTTGAGTGAAATGGGTTATCAAAAAGCAATGATTAAATATACAAATAAAGCTTTGGCTAAACAGCAATTAGAGTTCTATCAAGATTTAGTCATTGGTCATTAG
- a CDS encoding peroxiredoxin → MALRLGDTVPNFTQASTHGDIDFYEWAGDSWVVLFSHPADFTPVCTTELGTVAKLKPEFDKRNVKAIALSVDDVESHKGWVGDIEETQSTTLNYPILADADRKVSDLYDMIHPNANAAVTVRSVFVIDPNKKLRLSFTYPPSTGRNFDELLRVIDSLQLTDNYSVATPADWKDGEDVVIVPSLKDPEVLKEKFPKGYEEIKPYLRMTPQPNK, encoded by the coding sequence ATGGCTCTCCGTCTTGGTGACACAGTACCCAACTTTACGCAAGCCTCAACACACGGCGACATCGATTTTTATGAATGGGCAGGTGACAGCTGGGTTGTGCTGTTCTCTCACCCTGCTGATTTTACACCTGTTTGCACAACAGAACTCGGCACAGTAGCCAAGTTAAAACCAGAATTTGACAAGCGCAATGTCAAAGCGATCGCACTTAGTGTTGATGATGTTGAATCCCACAAAGGCTGGGTAGGAGACATTGAAGAAACTCAAAGCACAACCCTTAACTACCCAATTTTGGCAGATGCGGATCGCAAGGTTTCTGACCTTTACGATATGATCCACCCCAATGCTAATGCGGCTGTGACAGTGCGATCGGTTTTTGTAATTGACCCCAATAAGAAACTCCGTCTCTCTTTCACCTATCCTCCCAGCACAGGACGCAACTTTGATGAACTGTTGCGGGTGATTGATTCTCTGCAATTGACTGATAATTACAGTGTGGCAACACCAGCCGACTGGAAAGATGGAGAGGATGTCGTAATTGTCCCCTCACTCAAAGATCCAGAAGTACTCAAAGAAAAATTCCCCAAAGGTTATGAGGAAATCAAACCGTATCTGCGGATGACTCCTCAGCCTAACAAGTAA
- a CDS encoding P-loop NTPase fold protein, with amino-acid sequence MLLDLERFYQACNPSRPLIIGNASDRRYYIDFAAVRGGKIIEALQRTIARISPDIPTCQLFTGHLGCGKSTELLRLKAELEVQQFHVVYFESTHVLEMADVDVTDILLAIAGQVSESLEAMKIRFKSTYFTKLFGELVDFLQTPIDLGVEAELSVGIAKITAKTKESPQLRRRLRDYLEPRTANILQSINQELLEAATKELKTRGKKGLVVIVDNLDRVAIRPLPSGRSLPEYLFIQRGEQLRKLNCHIVYTIPLALTFSNDSAELQHRLGGGVAPKVLPMIPVRLRSGEVFPQGLAMMRQMVLARGFPDILPSDRLGLITEVFDSLETLDRLCLMSGGHVRDLLGLLFDCLREQDPPFDRECVELVIRRQRDYRANAIDPHEWELIFQVVQQQRVRGDIEYHTLLRSLFVFEYRDHQGAWFAVNPVLAETEKFKSWLNDTHK; translated from the coding sequence ATGCTCCTAGATTTAGAAAGATTTTATCAGGCTTGCAATCCAAGCAGACCTCTAATTATAGGAAACGCTAGCGATCGCAGGTACTATATCGATTTTGCTGCGGTACGGGGTGGCAAAATTATCGAAGCTTTGCAGCGCACGATCGCTCGAATCTCGCCGGATATCCCAACCTGTCAGCTATTTACAGGACATCTCGGTTGTGGAAAATCAACAGAGTTGTTGCGCCTCAAAGCTGAGTTAGAAGTGCAACAATTTCATGTAGTTTACTTTGAGTCTACCCATGTCTTAGAAATGGCAGATGTGGATGTGACTGATATTTTGTTGGCGATCGCTGGACAGGTGAGTGAAAGCCTAGAAGCGATGAAAATTAGGTTCAAGTCTACCTACTTTACCAAGTTATTTGGTGAACTTGTGGATTTCTTGCAAACGCCAATTGATCTTGGGGTAGAAGCCGAGTTGTCTGTGGGGATTGCCAAAATTACAGCTAAAACTAAAGAAAGTCCCCAATTGCGGCGACGGTTAAGGGATTACTTGGAACCACGAACAGCAAATATTTTGCAGTCAATTAATCAAGAATTGCTAGAAGCTGCCACCAAGGAACTGAAAACCAGGGGTAAAAAAGGACTGGTGGTAATTGTTGATAACTTGGATAGAGTCGCAATTCGACCTTTACCATCGGGGCGATCGCTGCCAGAATACTTATTTATTCAGCGTGGTGAACAGTTACGCAAACTGAATTGTCATATAGTCTACACTATTCCCTTAGCCCTGACTTTCTCCAACGATAGCGCTGAACTTCAGCATCGTTTGGGTGGAGGAGTCGCCCCCAAAGTCTTACCGATGATACCTGTACGTTTGCGCTCTGGAGAGGTTTTTCCTCAAGGGCTAGCAATGATGCGGCAAATGGTGCTAGCTAGGGGTTTTCCAGACATTTTGCCTAGCGATCGGTTAGGCTTAATAACAGAAGTGTTTGATAGCTTGGAAACCTTAGATCGATTGTGCCTGATGAGTGGTGGTCATGTACGCGACTTACTAGGATTACTGTTTGACTGTCTGCGAGAACAAGATCCACCTTTTGATCGGGAATGTGTCGAACTGGTAATTCGAAGACAACGTGATTACCGAGCCAACGCCATCGATCCCCATGAGTGGGAACTAATCTTTCAGGTGGTGCAACAGCAGAGAGTCAGAGGTGATATAGAATACCACACCCTATTGCGAAGTTTATTTGTATTTGAATACCGCGATCATCAAGGAGCTTGGTTTGCCGTCAACCCAGTTTTAGCAGAGACGGAAAAATTTAAATCATGGTTG